A stretch of Saccharothrix texasensis DNA encodes these proteins:
- the pcaD gene encoding 3-oxoadipate enol-lactonase, producing MKPHYELSGPPDAPVLVLGNSLGTTTALWDRQLPVLHRRFRVLRYDHRGHGGSGAEPGPYRIDDLADDVLELLDALGLARVSYCGVSMGAMVGMWLAGHAPERIERLVLCCTAAGFPSARMWLDRAAAVRSAGTGAVASAAAARWFTPAFRARSPEVAAAFEAGLSEVDDEGYAGCCEALAVMDLRSVLPVIEAPTAVIAGTADEATPPACGRFIADSVPGASFHLVPGAHLANVEAADEVSAILEAHL from the coding sequence GTGAAGCCGCACTACGAGCTGAGCGGGCCGCCGGACGCGCCGGTCCTCGTCCTGGGCAACTCGCTCGGCACCACGACCGCGTTGTGGGACCGGCAGCTGCCCGTGCTGCACCGGCGGTTCCGGGTGCTGCGCTACGACCACCGCGGTCACGGCGGTTCCGGGGCGGAACCCGGCCCGTACCGGATCGACGACCTCGCCGACGACGTGCTGGAGCTGCTGGACGCGCTGGGGCTGGCCCGCGTGTCGTACTGCGGCGTCTCGATGGGCGCCATGGTCGGCATGTGGCTGGCCGGGCACGCGCCGGAGCGGATCGAGCGGCTGGTGCTGTGCTGCACGGCGGCCGGGTTCCCGAGCGCGCGGATGTGGCTGGACCGGGCGGCGGCCGTGCGGTCGGCCGGCACCGGCGCCGTCGCGTCGGCCGCGGCGGCCCGCTGGTTCACCCCGGCGTTCCGCGCCCGGTCGCCCGAGGTGGCGGCCGCGTTCGAAGCCGGTCTGTCCGAAGTGGACGACGAGGGCTACGCGGGGTGCTGCGAGGCGTTGGCGGTGATGGACCTGCGGTCCGTGCTGCCGGTGATCGAGGCGCCGACGGCGGTCATCGCGGGCACCGCCGACGAGGCCACGCCGCCGGCGTGCGGGCGCTTCATCGCCGACTCGGTGCCGGGCGCGTCGTTCCACCTCGTGCCGGGGGCGCACCTGGCGAACGTGGAGGCCGCCGACGAGGTGTCGGCGATCCTGGAGGCGCACCTGTGA
- the pcaB gene encoding 3-carboxy-cis,cis-muconate cycloisomerase codes for MKPSSSTSEHGGRSSGPREPGTRSLWGTLFTDPDVDDETCDRAWLRAMLDFERALAIVQARAGIVTEEAARMVVTAIDVGHYDPVVLGEGALTSGTPVVPLVRAIGAHVTAEGRAAVHNGATSQDVLDTALSLVAFRALGPILDGLRGVAAECERLARRHRDTLIAGRTLTQHALPTTFGLKCAGWLVAVDEAEAALTRVRTRRLAVQFGGAAGTQAAVRSGVDLTGQLADQLGLVAPLIPWHTNRTRVAELAGALGEASGVLAKIAQDVVLLAQTEVAEVAEADGGTSSAMPHKHNPVRAVLVTACARRVPGLVATVLSSMAQEHERAAGAWHSEWQTVTELLRLVGGAVRGTRELLSRLRVDPERMRRNLDLTGGLLMAENVAVRLADRIGRSEAQELVAEVCRTAVAAGRSLRDALLADLRIGLSEKEIDDALDPAGYTGSAGEFTDRALAAHRGRNRP; via the coding sequence ATGAAACCGTCTTCTTCGACCTCTGAGCACGGCGGCCGGTCGTCCGGGCCGCGAGAACCGGGCACGCGCTCGCTGTGGGGCACGTTGTTCACCGACCCGGACGTGGACGACGAGACGTGCGACCGCGCGTGGCTGCGCGCGATGCTGGACTTCGAACGCGCGCTGGCGATCGTGCAGGCCCGGGCCGGCATCGTGACCGAGGAGGCCGCCCGGATGGTGGTCACGGCCATCGACGTCGGCCACTACGACCCGGTCGTCCTCGGCGAGGGCGCCCTCACGTCCGGCACGCCGGTCGTGCCGCTGGTCCGGGCGATCGGCGCGCACGTCACCGCGGAGGGCCGCGCGGCCGTGCACAACGGCGCCACCAGCCAGGACGTGCTCGACACGGCGTTGTCGCTGGTCGCCTTCCGCGCCCTCGGGCCGATCCTGGACGGGCTGCGCGGCGTGGCCGCCGAGTGCGAACGGCTCGCGCGGCGGCACCGGGACACGCTGATCGCCGGCCGCACGCTGACCCAGCACGCGCTGCCCACCACGTTCGGGCTCAAGTGCGCGGGCTGGCTGGTCGCGGTGGACGAGGCCGAGGCGGCGCTGACCCGGGTCCGCACGCGGCGGCTGGCCGTGCAGTTCGGCGGCGCCGCGGGCACCCAGGCCGCGGTGCGCTCGGGCGTCGACCTGACCGGGCAGCTGGCCGACCAGCTCGGCCTGGTCGCGCCGCTGATCCCCTGGCACACCAACCGGACCAGGGTGGCGGAGCTGGCGGGCGCGCTCGGCGAGGCGTCCGGGGTGCTGGCCAAGATCGCGCAGGACGTGGTGCTGCTCGCGCAGACCGAGGTCGCCGAGGTGGCCGAGGCCGACGGCGGCACGTCGTCGGCGATGCCGCACAAGCACAACCCGGTCCGCGCGGTGCTCGTCACCGCGTGCGCCCGCCGCGTGCCGGGCCTGGTCGCGACCGTGCTGTCCTCGATGGCGCAGGAGCACGAACGCGCGGCCGGCGCGTGGCACAGCGAGTGGCAGACCGTCACCGAGCTGCTGCGGCTGGTCGGCGGCGCGGTGCGCGGCACCCGTGAGCTGCTGTCGCGGCTGCGCGTCGACCCGGAGCGGATGCGCCGCAACCTCGACCTGACCGGCGGGCTGCTGATGGCCGAGAACGTGGCCGTGCGGCTGGCCGACCGGATCGGCCGGTCCGAGGCGCAGGAACTGGTCGCCGAGGTGTGCCGCACCGCGGTGGCGGCCGGGCGGTCGTTGCGCGACGCGCTGCTCGCCGACCTGCGGATCGGCTTGTCGGAGAAGGAGATAGACGACGCGCTCGACCCGGCCGGGTACACCGGCAGCGCGGGCGAGTTCACCGACCGCGCCCTCGCGGCGCACCGGGGGAGGAACCGGCCGTGA
- the pcaH gene encoding protocatechuate 3,4-dioxygenase subunit beta: MPTHQPHTYRPDAPSHPPASFPEYRSNVLRAPHRPFQLLPQRLGEITGPLLGEDRVGPHDHDLTLGHDGEPQGQRIIVAGRVLDGDGRPVAGTLLEVWQANAGGRYRHDADRHPAPLDPNFTGVGRVVTDAEGRYSFTTIQPGAYPWRNHDNAWRPAHIHFSLFGTAFTQRLITQMYFPGDPLLTQDPIFNSVRDPKARAAMVARFDLGTTVPEWALGYQWDIVLRGKNPTPLEEEDDDE; this comes from the coding sequence GTGCCGACCCACCAGCCGCACACCTACCGGCCGGACGCGCCGTCACACCCGCCCGCGTCCTTCCCCGAGTACCGGTCCAACGTGCTGCGCGCGCCGCACCGGCCGTTCCAGCTGCTGCCGCAGCGGCTGGGCGAGATCACCGGGCCGCTGCTCGGCGAGGACCGCGTCGGACCGCACGACCACGACCTCACCCTCGGCCACGACGGCGAGCCGCAGGGCCAGCGCATCATCGTCGCCGGCCGGGTGCTCGACGGCGACGGCCGGCCGGTCGCGGGCACCCTGCTGGAGGTGTGGCAGGCCAACGCGGGCGGCCGGTACCGGCACGACGCCGACCGCCACCCCGCGCCGCTCGACCCGAACTTCACCGGCGTCGGCCGGGTCGTGACCGACGCCGAGGGCCGCTACTCGTTCACCACGATCCAGCCCGGCGCGTACCCGTGGCGCAACCACGACAACGCCTGGCGGCCCGCGCACATCCACTTCTCGCTGTTCGGCACCGCGTTCACCCAGCGGCTGATCACCCAGATGTACTTCCCGGGCGACCCGCTGCTCACCCAGGACCCGATCTTCAACTCGGTCCGCGACCCGAAGGCCCGCGCGGCGATGGTGGCCCGCTTCGACCTGGGCACCACCGTGCCCGAGTGGGCGCTCGGCTACCAGTGGGACATCGTGCTGCGCGGCAAGAACCCCACCCCGCTGGAAGAGGAGGACGACGATGAGTGA
- a CDS encoding CoA-transferase subunit beta, with protein sequence MMTVAAARALRDGAVCFVGIGLPSTAANLARRTHARNLVLVYESGTIGAKPDRLPLSIGDGVLADTAVSVVGVPEIFNYWLQPGRIDVGFLGAAQLDRFGNINTTVIGGDYRNPGVRLPGAGGAPEIAASCREVVVVVRQTERAFVERVDFVTSFGFGSGAGERERLGLTGAGPQLVITDLGVLRPDPVTRELVLTELHPGVDVATAHERTGWDLRVAADLGRGEPPTDHELAVLRELTR encoded by the coding sequence ATGATGACGGTCGCGGCGGCACGGGCGTTGCGCGACGGCGCGGTGTGCTTCGTCGGCATCGGGTTGCCCAGCACCGCGGCGAACCTCGCCCGCCGCACGCACGCGCGGAACCTCGTCCTGGTCTACGAGTCCGGCACGATCGGCGCGAAACCGGACCGGCTGCCGCTGTCGATCGGCGACGGCGTGCTGGCCGACACGGCGGTCAGCGTGGTCGGCGTGCCGGAGATCTTCAACTACTGGCTGCAACCCGGCCGGATCGACGTCGGCTTCCTCGGCGCGGCCCAGCTCGACCGGTTCGGCAACATCAACACGACGGTGATCGGCGGCGACTACCGCAACCCCGGCGTGCGGCTGCCCGGCGCGGGCGGCGCGCCGGAGATCGCCGCGTCGTGCCGCGAGGTCGTGGTGGTGGTGCGGCAGACCGAGCGGGCGTTCGTGGAACGGGTCGACTTCGTCACCTCGTTCGGCTTCGGGTCCGGGGCGGGTGAGCGGGAGCGGCTGGGCCTGACCGGCGCCGGGCCGCAGCTGGTGATCACCGACCTCGGTGTGCTGCGGCCCGACCCGGTGACCCGCGAGCTGGTGCTGACCGAGCTGCACCCCGGCGTCGACGTGGCGACCGCGCACGAGCGCACCGGGTGGGACCTGCGGGTCGCCGCCGACCTGGGCCGGGGCGAGCCGCCGACGGACCACGAACTCGCCGTGCTCCGCGAACTCACCCGCTGA
- the pcaG gene encoding protocatechuate 3,4-dioxygenase subunit alpha — MSELQTTPSQTVGPFFSFGLVWADGPFVVPEGTPGAFRIGGTVYDGAGAPVPDAVVETWQADPDGRFDHPDDPRGAVRWKDFRGFGRSATDPAGRYSLLTVKPGPLPVTGGGAAADGRQAPHLDVSVFCRGMLVRLVTRIYFPDEEANADDPVLTSIDPARRATLIAESEPPGYRFDIHLQGEHETVFFDL; from the coding sequence ATGAGTGAGCTGCAGACGACCCCGTCGCAGACGGTCGGCCCGTTCTTCTCGTTCGGCCTGGTGTGGGCCGACGGCCCGTTCGTGGTCCCCGAGGGCACGCCGGGCGCGTTCCGGATCGGCGGCACGGTGTACGACGGCGCGGGCGCGCCGGTGCCGGACGCGGTGGTCGAGACCTGGCAGGCCGACCCGGACGGCCGGTTCGACCACCCCGACGACCCGCGCGGCGCGGTGCGGTGGAAGGATTTCCGCGGCTTCGGCCGCAGTGCCACGGACCCCGCGGGGCGGTACTCGCTGCTGACCGTCAAACCGGGCCCGCTGCCCGTGACCGGCGGCGGTGCGGCGGCGGACGGCCGGCAGGCACCCCACCTCGACGTGTCGGTGTTCTGCCGGGGCATGCTGGTGCGACTGGTCACGCGGATCTACTTCCCCGACGAGGAGGCCAACGCCGACGACCCGGTGCTCACCTCGATCGACCCGGCCAGGCGGGCCACGCTCATCGCCGAGAGCGAGCCACCTGGCTACCGCTTCGACATCCACCTGCAAGGGGAGCATGAAACCGTCTTCTTCGACCTCTGA
- a CDS encoding DUF3618 domain-containing protein has translation MGPSPDQIRHDIDRTRAELVADANRIVDHARPRNIAHRRADRVRHRMSTLKERVMGTVPETATTVQDRTAGMANAVGERAHDAASTVGDKAQQAATAVGEKAQEAAHAVQQAPHQARQQARGNPLAAGLIAFGAGALVATLIPATRAEQDAVRQLGERAGSALEPVKEALTESAQKLKDDASTVVGEAADQVKQVAQEATQTTVEQAKGSAQEVGQHAREAGQQVKSEARGT, from the coding sequence ATGGGCCCGTCACCCGACCAAATAAGGCACGACATCGACCGGACCCGCGCCGAGCTGGTGGCGGACGCGAACCGGATCGTCGACCACGCCAGGCCGCGCAACATCGCGCATCGCCGGGCCGACCGGGTCCGGCACCGGATGAGCACGTTGAAGGAGCGAGTGATGGGCACGGTTCCGGAGACCGCGACGACGGTGCAGGACCGCACGGCGGGCATGGCGAACGCGGTCGGCGAGCGCGCGCACGACGCCGCCTCCACCGTCGGCGACAAGGCGCAGCAAGCCGCGACCGCCGTCGGCGAGAAGGCGCAGGAGGCGGCGCACGCCGTGCAGCAGGCGCCCCACCAGGCACGGCAGCAGGCGCGCGGCAACCCGCTCGCGGCGGGGTTGATCGCGTTCGGCGCGGGCGCGCTGGTCGCCACGCTGATCCCGGCGACGCGGGCCGAGCAGGACGCCGTCCGGCAGCTCGGCGAACGCGCGGGCAGCGCCCTGGAGCCGGTGAAGGAGGCGCTCACGGAGTCCGCCCAGAAGTTGAAGGACGACGCGAGCACGGTGGTCGGCGAGGCCGCCGACCAGGTCAAGCAGGTCGCGCAGGAAGCCACGCAGACGACCGTGGAGCAGGCCAAGGGCTCGGCCCAGGAGGTCGGCCAGCACGCCCGCGAGGCCGGGCAGCAGGTCAAGTCCGAGGCTCGCGGCACCTGA
- the pcaC gene encoding 4-carboxymuconolactone decarboxylase, with protein MRVRREVLGDEHVDRAVADTDAFTADFQDFITRYAWGEVWTRPGLDRRVRSCVTLAMLAVLGQEHELAMHVRAAVRNGVTAEEIKEVLLQVGVYAGLPAANRAFAVARPILADLPAEP; from the coding sequence ATGCGCGTGCGGCGGGAGGTGCTCGGCGACGAGCACGTGGACCGGGCGGTCGCGGACACCGACGCGTTCACCGCCGACTTCCAGGACTTCATCACCCGCTACGCGTGGGGCGAGGTGTGGACCCGGCCGGGTCTGGACCGCCGGGTGCGGTCGTGCGTCACGCTGGCGATGCTCGCCGTCCTGGGGCAGGAGCACGAGCTGGCGATGCACGTGCGCGCGGCGGTGCGCAACGGCGTGACGGCGGAGGAGATCAAGGAAGTCCTGCTGCAGGTGGGCGTCTACGCGGGCCTGCCCGCCGCGAACCGCGCCTTCGCCGTGGCCCGGCCGATCCTGGCCGACCTGCCGGCGGAGCCCTGA